From Aedes albopictus strain Foshan chromosome 1, AalbF5, whole genome shotgun sequence, one genomic window encodes:
- the LOC115264075 gene encoding uncharacterized protein LOC115264075, with protein sequence MRLSVMFSVVLVGIVVVAQADRRNPQHWSVSWNQHWNQYADQSQTGNRRQSAPQGNQLEITPVNQQAVLLQATQQQGNPQANQQGNSRPSQQGNQQQANSQANQQQVTSQVNQQQVNSQASQQANQQQGNSRPQQGNPQTNQQPGSSQTNQQQGTQQQVNSQGNQQQVNSPTNQQQGNQQQGNVQTTQQQGNPQTNQQQGNQQPVNSQTNQQQGNVQTTQQQGNPQTNQQQGNQQPVNSQTNQQQGNLQGNQQQGNTQTGQQSNTRPSQQGNSQSNQQQGNQQSVNSQTNQQQSQTNQQTTQQQGNWQGNHQQGNHQQGNHQQGNSQTNQQQGNQQPVNSQTNQQTTQQQGNWQGNHQQGNHQQGNHQQGNSQTNQQQGNQQPVNSQTNQQTTQQQGNHQQGNWQGNHQQGNSQTSQQQGNVQTTQQQGSSQGGQHWNHHENQHGNEHEHGHGHENHHGGHNGHHGEDHDHDHNRIPIPIISDKAASAIVKASSMLTDALKAAAAEEVYDKTGVLTIIRTLVTEAITVVNTLFTEVSGAVSDRITRNRGPEDPLSELLEKVERSVREIKRVLRSLEGKIKPAQLSDIENALEDIVRKVLNLKIFKPKRDRASAGPFSFDQPGRHEESEPINTHYHHGLDLQTVIDDWAAAIEGIANAVQTLAKAIQEVITTRTLAITIQKSVHKSLALSGSSLSSVSKQLNSGLEGLKSKLGKFAQMTVTQLNQAYSSITSNPTKWHHRLLSKLFDFLAAYSDYVHREYLRKIASSINEVELDIASEIIKQTRKSGLEIAQAATHITDKAAASFNHQTASDCALKQIPKLMGPSNSLSRLAQCVSGESNNLNGLSTSGQQALTQAKDNAVNIVNQLMVCNSGTDQCYHRFSNVFDHKKSRAREDLKKAGEQLVDALEVISKRIENCLEVVAEEIKATTKKCKKDFDFCARF encoded by the coding sequence ATGAGGCTGTCGGTGATGTTTTCGGTAGTGTTGGTGGGGATAGTGGTTGTTGCGCAGGCTGATCGCAGGAATCCGCAACATTGGAGTGTAAGCTGGAATCAGCACTGGAATCAATATGCAGATCAAAGTCAAACCGGGAACCGCAGGCAATCAGCACCGCAAGGCAATCAGCTAGAAATCACGCCGGTTAATCAACAGGCAGTCCTGCTGCAAGCAACTCAACAGCAAGGAAATCCACAGGCCAATCAGCAAGGAAACTCACGTCCAAGTCAGCAAGGAAATCAGCAGCAAGCGAATTCGCAGGCAAATCAGCAGCAAGTGACTTCGCAGGTAAATCAGCAGCAAGTAAACTCACAGGCGAGCCAGCAAGCAAATCAGCAGCAAGGAAATTCACGGCCACAGCAAGGAAATCCACAAACAAATCAACAACCAGGAAGTTCACAGACAAACCAACAACAAGGAACTCAACAGCAGGTTAATTCACAGGGAAATCAACAGCAAGTAAATTCACCGACAAATCAGCAACAAGGAAATCAACAGCAAGGAAACGTACAGACAACTCAACAACAAGGAAATCCTCAGACAAATCAACAACAGGGAAATCAACAGCCAGTGAATTCGCAGACCAATCAACAGCAAGGAAATGTACAGACAACTCAACAACAAGGAAATCCTCAGACAAATCAACAACAAGGAAATCAACAGCCAGTGAATTCACAGACCAATCAACAGCAAGGAAATTTACAGGGAAATCAACAGCAAGGAAACACACAGACAGGTCAGCAAAGTAATACACGTCCAAGCCAGCAAGGAAACTCACAGTCAAATCAACAACAAGGAAATCAACAGTCAGTGAATTCACAGACCAATCAACAGCAATCACAGACCAATCAACAGACAACTCAACAACAAGGAAATTGGCAAGGAAATCATCAGCAAGGAAATCATCAGCAAGGAAATCACCAGCAGGGGAATTCACAGACAAATCAACAACAAGGAAATCAACAGCCAGTGAATTCACAGACCAATCAACAGACAACTCAACAACAAGGAAATTGGCAAGGAAATCATCAGCAAGGAAATCACCAGCAAGGAAATCACCAGCAAGGAAATTCACAGACAAATCAACAACAAGGAAATCAACAGCCAGTGAATTCACAGACCAATCAACAGACAACTCAACAACAAGGAAATCACCAGCAAGGCAATTGGCAGGGAAATCACCAGCAAGGAAACTCACAAACAAGCCAACAGCAAGGTAATGTACAGACAACTCAACAGCAAGGAAGTTCACAGGGTGGTCAGCACTGGAATCACCACGAAAACCAGCACGGCAATGAACATGAACACGGCCATGGACACGAAAACCACCACGGGGGCCACAATGGTCATCATGGCGAAGATCATGACCATGATCACAATCGTATTCCCATACCGATTATCAGCGACAAGGCGGCGTCAGCCATAGTAAAAGCGTCGAGCATGCTGACAGATGCCCTGAAGGCAGCGGCAGCTGAAGAAGTCTACGATAAAACTGGGGTCCTTACGATCATCCGGACGCTAGTCACGGAAGCCATCACGGTAGTGAATACTCTGTTCACCGAGGTCTCCGGAGCAGTTTCCGACAGAATCACTAGAAATCGGGGCCCTGAAGATCCGTTGTCGGAGTTGTTGGAAAAAGTGGAACGATCCGTCAGAGAGATCAAAAGAGTTCTCAGAAGTCTGGAGGGCAAGATCAAACCAGCTCAACTCTCGGATATCGAAAACGCCCTGGAAGATATTGTACGGAAAGTGTTGAATCTCAAAATCTTCAAGCCGAAACGAGATCGGGCGTCTGCTGGTCCATTCTCATTCGACCAACCTGGACGTCATGAAGAATCAGAACCAATCAACACCCACTACCACCATGGCCTGGATCTTCAAACTGTGATCGACGATTGGGCAGCTGCCATCGAGGGTATCGCCAACGCCGTTCAAACCCTTGCGAAAGCAATTCAAGAAGTCATCACCACCAGAACTCTAGCCATCACTATCCAGAAGTCCGTTCACAAATCGCTGGCATTGAGTGGATCTTCTCTAAGCTCTGTTTCCAAGCAGCTCAACAGTGGCCTGGAGGGCCTCAAATCCAAACTCGGCAAGTTCGCCCAAATGACTGTTACGCAGCTGAACCAGGCCTATTCCTCAATAACGTCCAACCCGACCAAGTGGCACCACAGGCTTCTCAGCAAGCTGTTCGATTTCCTTGCCGCCTACAGCGATTACGTCCACAGGGAATATCTCCGTAAGATAGCATCCAGCATCAACGAAGTCGAACTGGACATCGCCTCCGAAATCATCAAGCAAACGCGCAAGTCCGGACTGGAGATCGCCCAGGCTGCCACGCACATCACCGATAAGGCCGCGGCCAGTTTCAACCACCAGACCGCTTCCGATTGTGCCCTGAAACAAATACCCAAGCTGATGGGTCCAAGCAACTCGCTCAGCCGTTTGGCACAATGCGTCAGCGGGGAGAGCAACAACCTCAACGGACTTTCTACCAGTGGACAACAAGCGTTGACTCAGGCCAAGGACAACGCCGTCAACATCGTCAACCAACTGATGGTCTGCAACAGCGGTACTGACCAGTGCTACCACAGG